The genomic DNA CGCACGCGAGGCCTACGACCGCTACGGCGCGGACGCCGTCACGGTCAGCCCGTACATGGGCGGCGATTCGGTCGAGCCTTATATGGAATGGACGGACCGCGGCGTGATCGTGCTGTGCCGCACGTCGAATCCGGGCGGTTCGGACCTGCAGTTCCTGGAGGTGAACGGACGGCCGCTGTACCAGCACGTGGCGCAGCTGGTGGCGGACAAATGGAACAGCAACGGCCAGTGCGCGCTGGTCGTCGGTGCCACGTTCCCGGAGGAACTGGCGCAGGTACGCGCCATCGTCGGCGAAATGCCGCTGCTGGTACCCGGCATCGGCGCGCAGGGCGGCGATATCGTGGCCACGGTCACGGCCGGCAAGACCACCGCAGGCAAGGGCATGATGATCAATTCCTCGCGCGCGATCCTGTACGCGACACCCCAGGCGGGAGAAGATTTCACCGCCGCCGCGCGCCGGGTGGCGCTGGAGACGCGTGACGCGATCAATGCGGCACGCTAAGGCATCCCCGCGTTAACCCTGCGGTGACAGGCACCAGATTCCTGCGGAATCCGGAGCCAGCCACCGGATGTATCCGGCGCCGGTGACCGGGGTTGGTGACAGGCACCTATCTGCGGGCGGAACGCTCGCCGATAGGTGCCTGTCACCTTTGGGTTTCAGCCGTCAGGCTCAGTCCCTTGCAGGGACAAACCCCAGCGACCCCAGCCCTGCTCAATATGGCTGCGGCACGATCATCTCGGCATACTCGTACAGCGCGCCCAGGATCTGCTCGGCGCGCTCGTCCGCCTCGCCGGACAGGTGGTCGATCTCGCCGAACAGCTGGTCGATGCTGCGCGCGCCGTCCGCGCCTTCCAGCAGGCGCGCGGCGCGGTGCTGCTCCCAGTGCTCGAACTCGTGCTCCGTCAACGTTTCCGGGAAATTGCGGGCGCGATAGCGGAACAGCAGCTCACCGAGCCGCTCGTCCTCGAAATGCGGTGCCGCCGTGGCCAGCCGTTGCGGGCTTTCGCGCCGCAGCGAGTCCAGCAGGCGGCGGTCCGCCGAGCCGACGAAGCCGCCGTACAGGTCTTCGTCCACGTCGCCCGGTTCGCTGGCGGGGCGGTGGAACACCTGCGCCCAGGTCGACGACAGGTCCGGCCCGGCCTTGGCGTAGCGCGCGTGCGCATGGGCCCGCTCCAGGTCGAGGCCCCAGCGTTCGGCCATCTGCGCCGTCAGGGTCTTCAGGTTCGACACCAGCATCGGCGATTTGTTCAGGTGGATCGTCTTGATCGGCAGGCGCGTCATGCCTTCCGGCAGGTCGGCGGCGCGGCTGAACATGCGCAGCCGGATCGTCTCCACGTCCAGCTCGAACAGCTCGCGCGGGTCGTGCTGGCAGTCCCACACGATCAGTTCGTTCTTGTTGGTCGGGTGCGGCGCCAGCGGCCACACCAGTGCCATGCAGCCCCGCTCGGCCGGGAACATGCCCGATACGTGCAGGAACGGCTGGCGCAGCTCGCGCGCCAGGTGCAGGCCGATCTCCTCGGCCACGCGGTCCTTCTTGTGTAGCGCCAGGCAGAAGTCGAACAGGCGCGGCTGCCTGGTGCGGATCAGGCGCGCCAGGCCGATCGTGGCGCGCACGTCCGACAAGGCGTCGTGCGCGGCCTCGTGCTGCAGCCCGTTGGCCGCTGTCAGCAACTCCAGCTTGAAGCTGGGCTTGCCGTTTTCGCCCACCGGCCAGTTGATGCCGTCCGGTCGCAACGCATAGCACATGCGGACGACGTCCAGCAGGTCCCAACGGCCGCAGCCGTTCTGCCATTCGCGCGCATACGGGTCGATCAGGTTGCGCCAGAACAGGAAGCGCGTGACTTCGTCGTCGAAGCGGATCGTGTTGTAGCCGACGCCGATCGTGCCCGGCTCGGCGAATGCCGCCTCGATGACCTTGGCGAACTGGTGTTCCGGCACGCCTTCCTGCAGGCATTGCTGCGGCGTGATGCCGGTGATCAGGCAGGACTGCGGGTCAGGCAGGTAGTCGTTGGCCGGCTGGCAGAACAGCATGATCGGCTCGCCGATCTCGTTCAGTTCCGCATCGGTACGGATGGCGGCGAACTGGGCGGGACGGTCGCGGCGCGGCACGGCGCCGAAGGTTTCATAGTCGTGCCAAAGGAAGGTGTGATTGCTCATGGTCGCAGGTATGGTCATCGGATCCCCGTCGGGGTGTGCCCGTCGGGGAGGATTATCGCGGCAAACCGTGTTTCTCTCAATGCAAAATCTGTCACCCGCGCGATGCCGGCACACAGGCACGCGCCATCAGGTAGACTCGACCGCGCCGGAAAAGTTCAGCGACAACGCGGCAGTGTGGACGGACAGGTCCGCCGTTACGCCGCCGACGCGGCGGGCGGGATGGATGCGGCGGCGCTGCCGTCCACCTCGACGCGGTCGCGTCCGGCCGACTTGGCGCGGTAGAGAGCCGCGTCCGCCGTGGCGATCAGCGCTTGCTCGTCCTGGCCGGGCGCCAGGCTGGCCACGCCGAACGACGCCGTGATGTGCGGCAGCGGTGTGCCGTCCGTGAACACGGCCGCCTGCCGCACCCGTTCGCACAGGCGCTGCGCGACGAGCGCGGCCACGCTGCCGCACGTGTCCGGCAGGATCACCATCATTTCCTCGCCGCCGTAGCGCACCGCGTAATCGGTCGGCCGCAACGCGCACGCCAGCACCTGGGCGGCCATGCGCAGCGCCTGGTCGCCCTGCGGGTGGCCGTAACGGTCGTTAAAACGCTTGAAATGGTCGATATCGAGCATGACGATCGACAGCGGACGGTCCGTCTGCCGCGCCGTGCCGAGCAGCCGCGGCAGCATGTCGTTGAGCCAGGCACGGTTGTGCAGGCCGGTCAGGCCGTCGTTCATCGACAGTTGGCGATAGAACTCCCCCAGCTTCTGGCGCCGGCGCAACTGCACGTTGGCCGCGCGAATGCGGAACGACAACAGCCGCAGCAGGTTGCGCGCGACGCCGTCGGCTTCCTCGATCAACCGCCACGCCACGTCGGCGCCGACCAGCAGCAGCTCGCTCGGTTCCAGCGCCGTCAGGATGGCCGGGTCCGGTTCGTCGTCCAGCACGGACTGTTCGCCCACGCTTTCGCCCGGCAGGATCTTGGCGGTCACGGTCGGCGCGCGCCCCGGGGCTTCGCCGTCGGCCTGCACGGCCAGGGCGCCGCGCAGCACGATCGTCAGGCGCGGACGATGGGCATCCGAGACGATCTCGCCCGCATCGGCCAACATCACCGGGCATGCCGCCAGCAGTGCCCCGGCCGTGCGCACGTCCGCGTCACGCAGCAGCTGCAGGTCGGTCAGGCGGTGGGAGGAGGCGGCAAAATTGCTCAGGAGCTTCATCGTTGGCTTTCGGCAAGACTGGCGCCATCATAGCGCAACCGCCCCTGGATATGCTTCAATCGGGGAATTTCTCACAGATCTTTACAACACCATGCCATTTACCGACGCCCTCGGCCAGCAACACGCTGCCTACCCGCATGCCCGCATCGTCTCGCTGGTGCCTTCGATCACGGAATTGCTGTGCGACCTGGGGCTGGCACAGCAGCTGGTCGGCCGCACGGGCTTCTGCATCCATCCGGCCGACGTGGTGCGCGAGATCCCCAAAATTGGCGGTACCAAGGACGTCAATGTGGACAAGATCCGCAAACTGGCGCCCACCCACCTGGTCGTCAACATCGACGAGAACGAGAAGCCGACCGTCGACCGCCTCGCCGAATTCGTGCCGCACATCGTCGTCACGCACCCGCTGCGCCCGCAGGACAATCGCGAACTGGCGCGGTTGATGGGCGGGGTGTTCGGCGCCAGCGAGCGGGCCGAGGCCTGGTGCCGGGACTTCGAGGCAGCGCTGGCGGCGCTGCGCGCGGCACCGAAGGGGCCGCCACAACGGGTGCTGTACTGCATTTGGCAGGACCCGTGGATGACGGTGTCGCAGGACACGTATATCGCGGCGATGCTGGCCGAGCTGGGCTGGACGGTACCGGCGCTGGGCGACCTGCGCTATCCGCGCTTCGAGTGGAACGCGGTCCTGCTGGCGCAGGTCGACCTGGTGCTGCTGTCGTCCGAGCCCTACCGCTTCACGGAAGCACACGTGGACGCGCTCGAGCGCCAGATCGGCAAGCCGGTGCTGCTGGTGGATGGGGAGATGATGTCGTGGTACGGCAGCCGTGCGCTGCACGGCGTGCGGTACCTGATGGGGTTGCCCGCGCTGGCGGGCCGCTGAGCGAGACGCTTATTCTTCTTCGGATGGGGCGACGAGGTCGGCGACCGGCACCGCCTTCTGCTTGTCGTGCAGCTTGCCCAGGGCGCTGTCGAGCGCGCGCTTGAGCTTGTCCGCGGCGCGATTGATGGCCTGGTGCAGCGATTCGGCATGGTCGGTCACGACGACCGGCTGGTAGCCGTTGACGCGCGCTTCCATCATGCAGCGGTTGTCGCCATCGGCGGATTTCTGCGCCACATTGTCGCTCAAGTGGACTTCAACGCGACCGATCTGTTCGCCAAAGCGACCGATCGCGGCCTGCACCACCTCGGTCACGTGGTCGTCCAGCGCGGCGGTATGGTCGATGCTTTTGTCGGTGTTGACTTGAATCTGCATGGTGAGCTCCTTTTCGTTATCGGTATGGCTCCATCTTACGCCCGTCACGCTTAGGTGGCGGTTAAGTGCAGCACATTGCTCAGGAATAAGTCCGAAAACCTTGATGCAGATTACTTCTGGGCGCTGTGCCCCGGTCCCAATGAACTTTCCAGCTCAACCACGGTCTTACCCATCAGTTAACTAACCGGACGGGAGGAACCATGGACTCGCGGCAATTCCAGGCAATGCAAGCGCAGGTGCAACAAATGCTGGTTGAACTGACCGGCAAGCGGATCGACGAGCTGCGCCAGATGTTCGACCGCTGCACGTCGCTGGCGGATTGCCTGGCCATCATCGAGGCACGCGGCAACCGGATGCGCCGCTGCCCCATTGCCAGGGTGAGCGACTGTACCGCCACGGCGTCTTTTATGGCCTTCAACGCTATCGCTGCCGCGAGTGCGGCGCCAGCTTCAACGCGCTGACCGGCACGCCCCTGGCCTTCATCCGGCTGCGCGAGAAATGGCTGCCGTTCCTGCAGTGCATGCTGAACTCGATGACGGTGCGCGGCGCGGCACAGGCCATCGGCATCCATCGCAACACCAGCTTTCGCTGGCGCCATCGCTTCATGATGATGGCCAAGGACGCGCGGGCATTACCGCTGGGCGGCATTGTCGAGGCGGACGAAACCTATATCCTGGAATCGCAGAAGGGCTCGCGCAACCTGACGAGGCCGGCACGGCGCCGCGGCGGCACGGCCAGCCACCGCGGACCCGGCAAGGAGCATGACTGCATCCTGGTCGCGTGCGACCGGACCGGCAAGGCCAGCGATTTCGTCACGGGGCGGGGGCCAGTCAATGCGCAACAGCTACAGCAGTGTCTGCCGCCAGTGCTGGCGCCCGGCGTCCTGCTGGCAACCGACGGGGCCGTTGCATACGAGGCGTTTGCCAGGGCGACCGGAATCCAGCACCGCGCCGTCAACGTGGCGGCCGGAGAGCGCGTTGTGGACGAGGTCATCCACGTCCAGACCGTCAACAGCTATCACAGCCGCTTCAAGGGCTGGCTGCGCCGCTTCCACGGTGTCGCCAGCAAATACCTGCCTAATTACCTGGGCTGGCGCCATGCCCTCGATGCCGGGCGCGTGCCGACACCGCAGCATTTCCTGCGCGTAGCCCTGTTTCTCCTCGTTATTTGATCGCGATGGAATGCCGAAAGGCTACTTCATTGGGATCGGGGCACAGCGCCTACTTCTGGGCCGCCGCCAGCTCTTTCTCATGGTGCGGGAAGCGGTCCATCTTCGCCAGCACCGGGAACAACCTGATCCAGCCAGCGGTCACCGCCAGCGTGACGGCGCCGCCGAACACCACGGCGCGCTGCAGCCCGAACCAGCCGGCCGTCACGCCCGACTCGAATTCGCCCAGCTCGTTGGAGGCGCCGATGAAGACGGAATTGACGGCGCTGACGCGGCCGCGAATCGCGTCCGGCGTCTCGAACTGCACCAGCAGGTGGCGCACGTAGACGCTGACCATGTCGCCCGCGCCCATCACCAGCAGGCAGGCGAGGGCGACGGCGAAGCTGTCCGTCGCGCCCAGGATCACCGTGCCCAGGCCGAACAGGGCAACGCCGCCGAACATCCACAGGCCGACCCGGCGCGTGATGGGGAAGAACGCCAGCGCCACCGAGCACAGCGCGGCACCGGCGCCGGGCGCCGTGCGCAGCAGGCCCAGGCCGGTCGGGCCGATGTGCAGCACGTCGTGCGCCAGTGCGGGCAGCAGCGCGGTGGCGCCGCCGAACAGCACGGCGAACAGGTCCAGCGACATGGCACCCAGCACGACCGGGCGCGAGAACACGAAGCGCAGGCCCTCCAGCACGCTGTGCCAGGTGGGCGGATCGCGGTGCGTGACCTGCGGCGGCGACTTGGTCAAGGTCATCAGGATGGTGGAGGCCAGCAGCAGCGCGGCCGCGACCGCGTACACCACGCCCGGGCCGTAGATATACAGCAGCCCGCCCAGCGTGGGGCCGAGGATGACGGCCACGTGGAAGCTGGAACTGGACAGCGCGACCGCCTTGCTGAAATCCTGCTGGGGCACCATGTTGACGAGGATGGCTTGCGTGGCCGGCCCCATGAAAGCACGCGCGCTGCCGAACAGCACCAGCACGGCAAACACGGGCCAGACGGCCTGCATGCCGCTGAGCGTGAAGGCCAGCAAGGTCAGCCCGACCAGCAATTGCAGGCTCAGGCAGATCGTGATGATGACGCGGCGGTTGTAGCGGTCGGCCGCGTGGCCGGCCAGCAGGATCAGCAGCAGGAACGGCGCGAACTGCGCCAGGCCGATCATGCCGAGGTAGAACAGGTTGTGCGTCATCGAATACACCTGCCAGCCGATGGCGACGTTCTGCATCTGCACGGCCAGCGTGCCAAGGATGCGGGCGCTCAGGTAGAACGAGAAATTACGGTGACGCAGGACGGCGAAGCCGTTCGAGGATGCGGGCATGGCGGCAGGCGGTGAGTCCGGCGACGGCAGGCCGCCGCCGGGCGGGATGGGTCAAGGCTTGGCCAGGTCGGCTTCGGTGGTGAACGAGTCGGCGTAGAACTCGTCCTCCGGCAGGCGGCATTGCGCCGTGAAGTCGCGCTTGGCCGATTCGACGACGATCGGCGCGCCGCAGGCGTACACCTGCCAGCCGGACAGGTCGGGCTGGTCCGCCACCACGGCCTGGTGCACGTAGCCGGTGCGGCCCGTCCAGCCATCCTCCGGCAACGCGTTCGACACCACCGGCACGTAGCGGAAGTTCGGCAGCTCCTGTTCCCACTGGCGGCACAGCGCGTCCATGTACAGGTCCTGCGGGCGGCGGCCGCCCCAGTACAGCACCATCTGGCGCTGCGAGCCGGTGGCGCGCATCTGTTCGACGATCGCCTTGATGGGGGCGAAGCCGGTGCCGGAAGCGAGCAGCACCATCGGCTTGTCCGAATCCTCGCGTACGAAGAACGTGCCCAGCGGGCCTTCGAAGCGCAGGATGTCGCGCTCCTTCATCGTACCGAATACCTGGTCGGTAAACAGTCCGCCCGGCATGTGGCGGATGTGCAGGGTGATGGCGCCCTGGCCCGGGGCGGTGGCCATGCTGTAGCTGCGCCGTTTGCCGCCTGGCAGCAGGAACTCCAGGTACTGGCCGGCGCGATAGTCCAGCACTTCGGTGGCCGGCAGTTGCAGCGAGATGACGATGACGTCCGGCGCGACCCGCTCCAGCGTGGCGACGCGCGACGGCATTTTTTTCACGGGGAAGTCGCCGCTGCCGACCACCTCGCGCGCTTCGATCACGAGATCGGAATGCGGCAGGGCGCAGCAGAACAGCGACATGCCGGCGCTTTCCTCTTCCTCGGTCAGGGCACGGCGCTGGTGCGGCTTGTGGGTGATCGAACCGGACACGACCTTGCCCTTGCAGGAACTGCAGGCGCCGTTCTTGCAGCCGTAGGGCAGGCCGATGCCGGCCCGCATCGCGGCCGCCAGCACGGTCTCGTCATCGTCGCATGCGAACTGGTGGCCGCTGGGCTGAACAGTGATCTGAAACGTCATACAATCCTTATGATGAATATTCCAAAAGAACAAAATACCGGCAGGCCGCGCCTGTTGATCCTGGGCTGCGGCGATGTCGGCATGCGCCTGTTGCCACTCTTGCGGGCACGCTATCGCGTCTTTGCCGTCACCAGCCAGGCGGCCCGCCTGGCGGAGCTGCGCGCGGCCGGGGCCGTTCCCGTGCTGGCCGACCTGGACCAGCCGTGTACCTTGCGCCGGCTGGCCGGCCTGGCGCACACGGTGATTCACCTGGCGCCGCCGCAACCGGAAGGAACGTTGGACCGCCGTACCCGTCATGTGACCGCCATTTTACCCGAGGGCGCGCGTGTCGTTTACATAAGCACCACGGGCGTCTATGGCGACCTGCAAGGGGCGCTGGTGGACGAGACCCAGCCCGTCGCCCCGCGCAATGCGCGCGCGCAGCGCCGGGTGGACGCCGAGCGGGTGCTGCGCGCCTGGGCCCGGCGCGCGCACGGCCACCTCGCCATCGTGCGCGTGCCGGGGATCTACGCGGCCGACCGCCTGCCGCTGGCGCGCCTGCACGCGGGCACCCCGGCGCTGGCGCCGCAGGACGACGTCTACACCAACCATATCCACGCCGACGACCTGGCCGCCATCGTGCTGGGTGCGTTGCGGCGTGGCCGGCCGAACCGGGTCTATCACGCCGTCGACGACACCGCGCTGCGCATGGCCGACTACTTCGACGCCGTGGCGGACGCGTTCGCGCTGCCGCGCCCGCCACGCCTGCCGCGCGCGCAACTGGCACAGGCGGTTTCGCCCGCGCTGCTGTCGTTCATGTCGGAATCGCGCCGCCTGGCCAACGGCCGCCTGAAGCGCGAGCTGGGCGTGCGGCTGGCCTATCCGACAGTGGCGGACGGCCTGCGCGCGGCGCTCCAGCCGCACCGCACGCTGTAGTTCCATCCGCCTCGGTGGCGGCAATCCCACAAGGCCACGCACTTTGCGGCGCAACAAGCGCGCCACGCCCTCCCGGGGCTAACGTAGGCGGACATGATCAGGAGGTCATATGGACGCCTACCCGCATCCCGACCAGCGGACCGACTTGTCCCAGTCCCCGGCGACGCCCTACCCGCATCCCGGCAAGGAGGCCGTGCGTGCCTGGATGGAGCGGCGTGCCCGCACGCGGCTGCCACCGCCCGGCCCGGCCGAGATCCGGCGCGAGCTCGGTTGGGACCGCCGTCGCGTGCCACCGCACCCGCTGACGCCGCCCGCACTGCTGCTGCCGGCCATGCTGGCCGAACTGGCCACGACGACGATGCTGGCGTGGTGCTGGTTCGCGCTCTGCCCGGGACGGCCGTGGCTGTTGCCAAAAAAAAATGAGCGAGGAATTTCCTAGCACATCAAAACGCGTTAGAATCTCACACATTCTCACAAAAGTTGCCGAGCATTGGTCTCGAAGCAACAAATACGGCGGTTTTTCACAGAAGTGCGCCCGGCAGCCCTTGCCAGCGTCGCGCATCGTGGCTGCCGCCGTCGATAATTTGTCCGCAATGTCGCATTTTTACAAACGCGACCGCTAACGTAAGATTGATCATGCTACTGAAAGAAGTGACGGCCTCGCCGACTTACAACCCGAACCGCGTCCTCGACGCCATCATCGAAAAACTACAGCTGAAGAACGACGCGGCGCTGTCGCGTGCGCTGGAAGTGGCGCCGCCCGTCATCAGCAAGATCCGCCACAACACGCTGCCGATCGGCGCGACGATCCTGATCCGCATGCACGAGATCAGCGATTTCTCGATCCGGGAACTGCGCGACCTGATGGCGCATTGATGCGTACCGGCGGGACAGCGCCGGACGAAAAAACGGCCGGTCCCTTGCGGGAACCGGCCGTTTTTGCTGGTGCGGCGCGCTTAGTCGGCGGCCAGGCGGGGACGGGCACTGTAGAACGCGTCCTGGCCCGGCGCCGCGGCCTGGATGCGGCCGGAGTAGGCAGTCTCGGCGCTGACGCGGCCCGAGTAGGCGGTTTCGGTGCTGACGCGGCCGGAGTAGGCGGTCTGGTCGGCCACGCGGCCCGAGTAGGCGGCTTGCGTGCCGATGCGGCCCGAGTACGCGGTCTGGTCGGCCACCCGGCCCGAATAAGCCGTGGCCACGCGGCCCGAGTAGGCCGTTGCGCCGACGTTCGATGCGCTGACGCGGCCGGAATAGGCCACCGCGGCGCCGGCTGCGGGCGCGGCCACGCGGCCGGAGTAAGCGGTGGCTTCTGCGCTGACGCGGCCGGAATACGCGGTCTGGTCGCTGACGCGGCCGGAATAGGCCGCTTCCGGTGCTGCGCCGCCGTGCGCGCCGATGCCGTACGGCTCGCCAAAGGTTTCCTCGTACAGTTCCTTCATGCGGTCGCCGACGCGGCGGTGCGCCGCCTCGTCATCCTCGCCGCGCAGGCCGATGTACGGGAAGTGGTGCAGGAAGTAACCGAACACGGCCTCGCAGTCGAGCGCGTACTTCATCGTGTCGAGGATGTGGTAGTGCCAAAAGATGTCGACGTCCATCAGCGGCGCCGTCTGCTCTTGCGGGAACATCTTCATCAGGTACAGGAAGCGGCGGTATTCGAATTCAACGGCATCGACCTTCTCCAGCGACCAGCCTTCGCCGGACTCCACGTGCATCAGCTTGACCTTGATCGGCTCGAGGTCCAGGGCGGCAATGGCGTTGAAATGTTCGGATGAAATCATGGGTGAATCCCTTCTGCGTGAGATGAACAAGAGGCGTCGGAAACTGCCGGGCGGCGGACGCCGGAAGACACGTTCGAGAGCTGGGAACGAGCGTTGAAGCAAGACAACAGTGACTAGTATAGAGCTAGCTACTGTGATTACAAGCGGCAATTTCAATCGTGTTCGGGAAACACAATTGCCCTAGAGGGAACGCAGCGGGAGGGGTGTTGCGGCGCGGGTACAGAGTTGTCGGGAGGGCTTGTCAGGACTGCTTGAGAACCCGGGTGGCAGGCCCTGGGGCCTGTCACCGCGGGTCCGGCGCCACTAGGTAAAGCCGGGGACAGTCCCGCAGGGACAGTCCCCGGCCGGCTCAGGCGTCAGCAGCGGCTTCCAGCCGTGGCCGCTCGGCATAGAACCGCGCCGGGGCGTGGGTCGGGCTGCCGGAGAAGGCTGTGCGAACCGGCGCGCCGGAGAACGCGGTCTTGACCGGTGCTCCGGAGAACGCGGTCTTGACGGGCGCCCCGGAAAACGCCGTGCGCACCGGTGCGCCCGAGAAAGCGATCTGCGGCGCGCCGGAGAACGCTACGTGCGGCGCGCCCGAGAAGGCGGTCCGTACCGGGGCACCGGAGAAGGCTGCCGCGTCCTTGACGGGCGCGCCGGAGAACGCGGCGGCGCTGCGGCCGTACGGCTCGGCGAACGTTGCCTCGTACAGTTCCTTCATGCGCGCGCCGACGCGTTCATGGGCTTCTTCGTCCGCCTCGCCGCGCAGGCCGATGTACGGGAAGTGGTGCAGGAAGTAGCCGAACACGCGCTGGCAATCGGTCGCATATTTCAGCGTGTCCAGGATGTGGTAATGCCAGAAGGTGTCCACGTCCTGCAAGGGCGCCGTTTGCTCGTTCGGGAACTTCTTCATCAGGTAGAGGAACCGCCGGTACTCGAACTCGACGGCATTGGCACGCTCCAGCGTCCAGCCTTCGCCCGACTCGGCATGCATCAGCTTGACTTTGATGGGGTCCAGATCCAACTCGGCAATAGCCTTGAAATCGCTTGCATCCATGGTTGTTTCCTTTCTTGGTTGAGACAGCGGACTGGATGATTGTCACAGCGCATCCATCAGTACACTTGATATTGCACAACGCTTGCGGGAAAACTCCTAGTGTTCAGCGAATTGTCCGATAAACGGCATCAGTGCTCCTTTGTAAGAAACGGGGACGGAAACGGTAATCGTCGTGCCGCCATCCGGCACGCTGCTGATGGCACAGGTGCCGCCCAGCAGGTTGATGCGCTCCTCGATGCCGACCAGCCCGAAGGAGCCACTCTTGTTGCGGCTGGCGGCCTGCAGGCCGACGCCATTATCGGTAATGCTCATCTGCAGTAGGCCCTGCTGCTGGTGCAGCTCCACCTTGACCTGGGTGGCACGGGCGTGCTGGCAGATATTGCTGAGCGATTCCTGCAGCACGCGGAAGAACGCGGTGGCGCAGCGGTCGTCGATGTCGACGTCGCCGCCATGCTCGATCAGTTCGC from Pseudoduganella armeniaca includes the following:
- a CDS encoding SDR family oxidoreductase; this translates as MNIPKEQNTGRPRLLILGCGDVGMRLLPLLRARYRVFAVTSQAARLAELRAAGAVPVLADLDQPCTLRRLAGLAHTVIHLAPPQPEGTLDRRTRHVTAILPEGARVVYISTTGVYGDLQGALVDETQPVAPRNARAQRRVDAERVLRAWARRAHGHLAIVRVPGIYAADRLPLARLHAGTPALAPQDDVYTNHIHADDLAAIVLGALRRGRPNRVYHAVDDTALRMADYFDAVADAFALPRPPRLPRAQLAQAVSPALLSFMSESRRLANGRLKRELGVRLAYPTVADGLRAALQPHRTL
- the pyrF gene encoding orotidine-5'-phosphate decarboxylase, with translation MTFINKLEAAWAANDSLLCVGLDPDMARLPAQFQAAPDGIYRFCTDIIDATADLACAFKPQIAYFAALGAEQQLERICAYLRDKHPHIPLILDSKRGDIGATAKQYAREAYDRYGADAVTVSPYMGGDSVEPYMEWTDRGVIVLCRTSNPGGSDLQFLEVNGRPLYQHVAQLVADKWNSNGQCALVVGATFPEELAQVRAIVGEMPLLVPGIGAQGGDIVATVTAGKTTAGKGMMINSSRAILYATPQAGEDFTAAARRVALETRDAINAAR
- a CDS encoding CDP-6-deoxy-delta-3,4-glucoseen reductase — protein: MTFQITVQPSGHQFACDDDETVLAAAMRAGIGLPYGCKNGACSSCKGKVVSGSITHKPHQRRALTEEEESAGMSLFCCALPHSDLVIEAREVVGSGDFPVKKMPSRVATLERVAPDVIVISLQLPATEVLDYRAGQYLEFLLPGGKRRSYSMATAPGQGAITLHIRHMPGGLFTDQVFGTMKERDILRFEGPLGTFFVREDSDKPMVLLASGTGFAPIKAIVEQMRATGSQRQMVLYWGGRRPQDLYMDALCRQWEQELPNFRYVPVVSNALPEDGWTGRTGYVHQAVVADQPDLSGWQVYACGAPIVVESAKRDFTAQCRLPEDEFYADSFTTEADLAKP
- a CDS encoding MFS transporter: MPASSNGFAVLRHRNFSFYLSARILGTLAVQMQNVAIGWQVYSMTHNLFYLGMIGLAQFAPFLLLILLAGHAADRYNRRVIITICLSLQLLVGLTLLAFTLSGMQAVWPVFAVLVLFGSARAFMGPATQAILVNMVPQQDFSKAVALSSSSFHVAVILGPTLGGLLYIYGPGVVYAVAAALLLASTILMTLTKSPPQVTHRDPPTWHSVLEGLRFVFSRPVVLGAMSLDLFAVLFGGATALLPALAHDVLHIGPTGLGLLRTAPGAGAALCSVALAFFPITRRVGLWMFGGVALFGLGTVILGATDSFAVALACLLVMGAGDMVSVYVRHLLVQFETPDAIRGRVSAVNSVFIGASNELGEFESGVTAGWFGLQRAVVFGGAVTLAVTAGWIRLFPVLAKMDRFPHHEKELAAAQK
- the sbcB gene encoding exodeoxyribonuclease I, with amino-acid sequence MSNHTFLWHDYETFGAVPRRDRPAQFAAIRTDAELNEIGEPIMLFCQPANDYLPDPQSCLITGITPQQCLQEGVPEHQFAKVIEAAFAEPGTIGVGYNTIRFDDEVTRFLFWRNLIDPYAREWQNGCGRWDLLDVVRMCYALRPDGINWPVGENGKPSFKLELLTAANGLQHEAAHDALSDVRATIGLARLIRTRQPRLFDFCLALHKKDRVAEEIGLHLARELRQPFLHVSGMFPAERGCMALVWPLAPHPTNKNELIVWDCQHDPRELFELDVETIRLRMFSRAADLPEGMTRLPIKTIHLNKSPMLVSNLKTLTAQMAERWGLDLERAHAHARYAKAGPDLSSTWAQVFHRPASEPGDVDEDLYGGFVGSADRRLLDSLRRESPQRLATAAPHFEDERLGELLFRYRARNFPETLTEHEFEHWEQHRAARLLEGADGARSIDQLFGEIDHLSGEADERAEQILGALYEYAEMIVPQPY
- a CDS encoding HPF/RaiA family ribosome-associated protein, producing MQIQVNTDKSIDHTAALDDHVTEVVQAAIGRFGEQIGRVEVHLSDNVAQKSADGDNRCMMEARVNGYQPVVVTDHAESLHQAINRAADKLKRALDSALGKLHDKQKAVPVADLVAPSEEE
- a CDS encoding helical backbone metal receptor codes for the protein MPFTDALGQQHAAYPHARIVSLVPSITELLCDLGLAQQLVGRTGFCIHPADVVREIPKIGGTKDVNVDKIRKLAPTHLVVNIDENEKPTVDRLAEFVPHIVVTHPLRPQDNRELARLMGGVFGASERAEAWCRDFEAALAALRAAPKGPPQRVLYCIWQDPWMTVSQDTYIAAMLAELGWTVPALGDLRYPRFEWNAVLLAQVDLVLLSSEPYRFTEAHVDALERQIGKPVLLVDGEMMSWYGSRALHGVRYLMGLPALAGR
- a CDS encoding glycine-rich domain-containing protein, encoding MDASDFKAIAELDLDPIKVKLMHAESGEGWTLERANAVEFEYRRFLYLMKKFPNEQTAPLQDVDTFWHYHILDTLKYATDCQRVFGYFLHHFPYIGLRGEADEEAHERVGARMKELYEATFAEPYGRSAAAFSGAPVKDAAAFSGAPVRTAFSGAPHVAFSGAPQIAFSGAPVRTAFSGAPVKTAFSGAPVKTAFSGAPVRTAFSGSPTHAPARFYAERPRLEAAADA
- a CDS encoding GGDEF domain-containing protein, producing MKLLSNFAASSHRLTDLQLLRDADVRTAGALLAACPVMLADAGEIVSDAHRPRLTIVLRGALAVQADGEAPGRAPTVTAKILPGESVGEQSVLDDEPDPAILTALEPSELLLVGADVAWRLIEEADGVARNLLRLLSFRIRAANVQLRRRQKLGEFYRQLSMNDGLTGLHNRAWLNDMLPRLLGTARQTDRPLSIVMLDIDHFKRFNDRYGHPQGDQALRMAAQVLACALRPTDYAVRYGGEEMMVILPDTCGSVAALVAQRLCERVRQAAVFTDGTPLPHITASFGVASLAPGQDEQALIATADAALYRAKSAGRDRVEVDGSAAASIPPAASAA
- a CDS encoding glycine-rich domain-containing protein, whose translation is MISSEHFNAIAALDLEPIKVKLMHVESGEGWSLEKVDAVEFEYRRFLYLMKMFPQEQTAPLMDVDIFWHYHILDTMKYALDCEAVFGYFLHHFPYIGLRGEDDEAAHRRVGDRMKELYEETFGEPYGIGAHGGAAPEAAYSGRVSDQTAYSGRVSAEATAYSGRVAAPAAGAAVAYSGRVSASNVGATAYSGRVATAYSGRVADQTAYSGRIGTQAAYSGRVADQTAYSGRVSTETAYSGRVSAETAYSGRIQAAAPGQDAFYSARPRLAAD